In the Shewanella sp. OMA3-2 genome, one interval contains:
- a CDS encoding lyase family protein, producing MSKMRIEYDSMGKVEVPEDVYYQAQTQRALDNFQLSQRRFPAPALLALLDIKSAAAQANCQLGLLDKPIAIAIQQAITASKQLDFAKHFPLDLFQTGSGTSSNMNVNEVIASLASDILQDKVHPNDHVNMGQSSNDVVPASIHISTVRHLKALLYPAMTDLSDRLTYLAKKHSDTVKTGRTHLMDAMPITLGQELLCWQQQMNAAQAKLQQAELGLHQLPLGGTAVGTGVNCDPRFAKLTCDYLQQQDKLPWQAAQLPALYMSSQDHTLAMASALKGLAISLMKIANDLRWMNSGPIAGLQEIRLTALQPGSSIMPGKVNPVIPEAVAMIAAEVIGNEATVTIAAQSGNFQLNVMLPLIADKLLSSIDLLTNACQAMTTKVFAEFTPNMDNLTQALAKNPILATALNSVVGYDMAAKIAKRADKEHKSVLEIALEETELTESELQAILDPLHLAKPHQ from the coding sequence AGCATGGGTAAAGTTGAGGTACCAGAGGATGTTTACTATCAGGCGCAAACCCAACGCGCATTAGATAACTTTCAATTATCTCAGCGGCGCTTCCCAGCTCCTGCATTACTCGCCTTACTCGATATAAAATCAGCCGCTGCTCAGGCTAATTGCCAGCTTGGCTTACTAGACAAACCTATTGCCATCGCCATTCAACAAGCGATTACTGCCAGTAAACAGCTGGATTTTGCAAAGCATTTTCCACTAGATCTGTTCCAAACAGGTTCTGGCACCAGCTCTAATATGAATGTTAATGAAGTCATTGCCAGCCTAGCCAGCGATATTTTACAGGATAAAGTTCACCCTAATGATCATGTCAATATGGGCCAAAGCAGTAACGATGTGGTACCCGCCAGTATTCACATCAGTACAGTGCGACATTTAAAAGCGCTCTTGTATCCAGCCATGACGGATTTAAGTGATAGGTTAACCTACTTAGCCAAAAAGCATTCAGATACGGTCAAAACCGGACGAACCCATTTAATGGACGCGATGCCCATTACGTTAGGGCAAGAGTTGTTATGTTGGCAGCAACAAATGAATGCAGCTCAGGCTAAGCTTCAACAGGCAGAGTTAGGTTTACATCAGTTGCCTTTGGGCGGCACAGCCGTTGGCACTGGGGTTAATTGCGACCCGCGTTTTGCCAAACTGACTTGTGATTATCTACAACAGCAAGATAAGCTACCCTGGCAAGCCGCCCAACTACCAGCCTTGTATATGAGTAGCCAAGATCACACCTTAGCTATGGCATCAGCCTTAAAAGGGTTGGCAATCAGCTTAATGAAAATAGCCAATGATTTACGCTGGATGAACTCAGGCCCTATTGCCGGATTACAAGAGATTCGTTTAACCGCATTACAACCAGGCTCATCAATCATGCCAGGTAAGGTCAACCCTGTGATCCCTGAAGCGGTTGCCATGATTGCCGCAGAAGTTATCGGCAATGAAGCCACCGTAACTATCGCCGCTCAATCCGGTAATTTTCAATTAAATGTCATGTTGCCACTGATTGCCGACAAACTGTTATCGAGCATCGATTTATTAACCAACGCCTGCCAAGCAATGACAACTAAAGTGTTTGCTGAGTTTACGCCCAATATGGATAACTTAACTCAGGCATTAGCGAAAAACCCTATTCTGGCAACCGCACTGAATTCCGTTGTCGGCTATGATATGGCGGCAAAAATTGCCAAGCGTGCCGACAAAGAACATAAATCAGTCCTAGAGATTGCACTTGAGGAAACCGAGCTAACCGAAAGTGAGTTACAAGCAATACTCGATCCTTTGCATTTAGCTAAGCCTCACCAATAG
- a CDS encoding VOC family protein yields the protein MNTNPVGWFEIYVNDLARARKFYQSVLGINFDVLGDPNDDNIKMLSFPSDMEKYGATGALVQMEGFPAGGNSTLIYFACEDCAIEESKVVAAGGRVQRSKMSIGEYGFITLAMDTESNMFGLHSLK from the coding sequence ATGAATACTAATCCCGTAGGCTGGTTTGAAATTTACGTCAATGATTTAGCGAGAGCGAGAAAATTTTATCAGTCTGTCTTAGGCATAAATTTTGACGTTTTGGGTGATCCAAATGATGACAATATAAAAATGTTGTCTTTTCCATCCGATATGGAAAAGTATGGTGCTACAGGCGCATTGGTTCAAATGGAAGGATTTCCGGCAGGTGGTAATAGCACTTTGATTTACTTTGCATGTGAAGATTGTGCAATCGAAGAGTCAAAAGTCGTTGCTGCTGGTGGACGGGTGCAAAGATCTAAGATGTCTATTGGTGAATATGGTTTTATTACATTAGCTATGGATACTGAAAGTAATATGTTTGGCTTACATTCATTAAAGTAG